A portion of the Thunnus albacares chromosome 5, fThuAlb1.1, whole genome shotgun sequence genome contains these proteins:
- the LOC122982055 gene encoding protein ILRUN-like, whose amino-acid sequence MEGMDLDVDQELMQKFSCMGTTDKDILISEFQRLLGFQLNPAGCAFFLDMTNWNLQAAIGAYYDFESPNINAPCMSFVKDVTIGEGESVPPDTPFTKTWRIQNTGTESWPPGVCLKYVGGDQFGHVNMVMVRSLDPQEMADVSVQMQSPVSPGMYQGQWRMCTATGLYYGDIIWVILSVEVGGLLGVTQQLSSFQAEFNTQPHRSLEGDYNPFASPEKTKCPNSNNNSLHHDGGHMVSEEHWQGSPNQLQQDQNGLSHNSVDIVANRLQSNLSVVSYNQGIQEPSPFGHS is encoded by the exons ATGGAGGGCATGGACCTGGACGTGGACCAGGAGCTCATGCAGAAATTCAGCTGCATGGGTACAACGGACAAAGATATCTTAATATCGGAGTTTCAGAGGCTGCTCGGGTTTCAGCTTAACCCCGCCGGATGCGCCTTCTTCCTGGACATGACCAACTG GAATTTACAGGCAGCCATTGGAGCCTACTATGACTTTGAGAGTCCCAACATCAATGCACCATGCATGTCCTTTGTAAAGGATGTGACGATCGGTGAGGGCGAATCTGTTCCACCTGACACACCTTTCACAAAGACCTGGAGGATACAGAACACAG GTACAGAGTCGTGGCCTCCTGGAGTTTGCCTGAAGTATGTCGGAGGAGATCAGTTCGGTCACGTGAACATGGTGATGGTGCGGTCCCTAGACCCTCAGGAAATGGCTGACGTTAGTGTGCAGATGCAGAGCCCTGTGTCTCCTGGCATGTACCAGGGCCAGTGGAGAATGTGCACAGCTACTGGACTTTACTACGGAG ATATAATTTGGGTGATCCTGAGTGTGGAGGTCGGAGGCCTCCTCGGCGTCACGCAGCAGCTTTCCTCCTTCCAAGCCGAGTTCAACACCCAGCCTCACCGCAGCCTGGAGGGAGACTACAACCCCTTCGCCTCGCCAGAGAAAACCAAGTGCcccaacagcaacaacaacagcctCCACCATGACGGCGGCCACATGGTCTCAGAGGAACATTGGCAGGGAAGCCCCAACCAGCTGCAGCAAGATCAGAATGGACTTTCACACAACTCTGTGGATATAGTAGCAAACCGTCTACAAAGCAATCTATCAGTAGTCTCTTATAACCAG GGTATACAGGAGCCCTCTCCCTTTGGGCACTCTTAA
- the LOC122982282 gene encoding SAM pointed domain-containing Ets transcription factor-like, protein MGSPGCEHMGFTAHSPLYISHPHTDTRMAWLDEAEDIKPPRSLLGIPELSWPGVYLPCYDRLAKEENPWVLKMTEAPVPAAPTTRTPDLSPPAPSQAQDPPSEMQGQVEERCLEQVQSMVVGEVLKDIDTACRLLNIAPGTTV, encoded by the coding sequence ATGGGGAGTCCAGGCTGTGAACACATGGGCTTCACTGCACACTCGCCTCTCTACATCAGTCATCCCCACACTGACACCAGGATGGCCTGGCTGGACGAGGCGGAGGATATCAAGCCACCCCGCAGTTTGTTGGGAATCCCTGAGCTCAGCTGGCCGGGGGTCTACCTCCCCTGCTACGACAGATTAGCTAAAGAGGAGAACCCCTGGGTGCTGAAGATGACAGAGGCCCCTGTTCCCGCTGCTCCTACCACTAGGACTCCGGATCTGAGCCCGCCTGCGCCCAGCCAAGCCCAGGATCCCCCCTCTGAGATGCAGGGTCAAGTGGAGGAACGTTGTCTGGAGCAAGTCCAGTCTATGGTGGTGGGAGAAGTGCTGAAGGATATCGACACGGCTTGCAGGCTGCTCAACATTGCACCAGGTACAACTGTTTAA
- the LOC122982283 gene encoding SAM pointed domain-containing Ets transcription factor-like: MTILNVVNGDRELKEDPLDWSCVHVQKWLLWTEHLYRLPQVSAMFQGLSGRDLCSMTEADFRQRSSQFGDMLYAHLDIWRSAVAMKDRCPPEDGKSADDDSWSDVMCSYPTQPIHLWQFLRELLLKPHNYSRCIRWLNKEKGIFKIEDSAHVARLWGIRKNRPAMNYDKLSRSIRQYYKKGIIRKPDESRRLVYQFVNPV; the protein is encoded by the exons ATGACAATCTTAAATGTGGTAAATGGAGACAGAGAGCTAAAGGAGG ACCCCTTAGACTGGAGCTGTGTGCACGTTCAGAAGTGGCTGCTCTGGACTGAGCACCTGTACAGGCTGCCTCAGGTCAGCGCAATGTTTCAGGGGCTGAGTGGGAGAGATCTGTGCTCCATGACAGAAGCAGATTTCAGACAACGCTCCTCGCAGTTTGGAGACATGCTATATGCTCATCTGGACATCTGGAGATCTG cTGTAGCAATGAAGGACCGCTGCCCACCAGAGGATGGCAAATCTG CTGATGATGATTCCTGGTCAGACGTGATGTGTAGCTACCCCACCCAGCCCATCCACCTGTGGCAGTTCCTCCGAGAGCTGCTCCTCAAGCCTCATAACTACAGCCGCTGCATCCGCTGGCTCAACAAAGAGAAAG GAATTTTCAAAATAGAAGACTCAGCTCACGTGGCCAGGCTATGGGGCATCAGGAAGAACCGCCCGGCCATGAACTATGACAAACTGAGTCGCTCTATACGCCAGTACTACAAGAAGGGCATCATCCGAAAGCCTGATGAATCACGCAGGCTGGTGTACCAGTTTGTCAACCCTGTATGA
- the pacsin1a gene encoding protein kinase C and casein kinase substrate in neurons protein 1a: MSVSYDETAGADDTMDSFWEVGNYKRAVKRFDDGHRLCNDLMSCLQERAKIEKAYGDQLTAWSKRWRQLIEKGPQYGSVERAWLAVMTEAEKVSELHQDVKNNLTNDDVEKVKNWQKEAYHKQMIGGFKEAKEAEEGFKKAQKPWAKKLKEMETAKKGYHMACKEEKLAAAREANGKTEASVTPDQQKKLHEKVDKCKQDMQKAKEKYEKSLDELNKCTPQYMESMEQVFDQCQQHEVKRLTFLKEALLDIKRHLNLTENQSYSTIYRELERTVLAANTQEDLKWFSNNHGPGMHMNWPAFEEYNPDQASAPPKKKKPDGAPPTPSTDHVAPPGDRSSVSSYDKNQAYSTEWSDDEQPATYSGNENGGNGNSFEDDSSTGKGVRVRALYDYEGQEQDELTFKAGDELTKTEDEDEQGWCRGRLDNGREGLYPANYVEPV; encoded by the exons ATGTCTGTCTCCTACGATGAAACTGCAGGTGCTGACGACACCATGGACAGCTTCTGGGAG GTGGGGAACTACAAGCGTGCTGTCAAGAGATTTGATGACGGCCATCGGCTCTGCAATGACCTTATGAGCTGCCTGCAGGAACGTGCCAAGATAGAAAAAGCCTACGGTGATCAGCTAACTGCCTGGTCCAAGAGATGGAGACAGCTCATTGAGAAAG GCCCGCAGTACGGCTCTGTGGAGAGAGCCTGGTTGGCTGTGATGACTGAGGCAGAGAAGGTGAGTGAGCTGCACCAAGACGTGAAGAACAACCTGACGAACGATGATGTCGAGAAAGTGAAGAACTGGCAGAAGGAAGCGTATCACAAGCAGATGATCGGAGGGTTCAAGGAGGCCAAGGAGGCGGAGGAAGGCTTCAAGAAGGCTCAGAAACCGTGGGCCAAAAAGCTCAAGGAG ATGGAGACCGCTAAGAAAGGATACCACATGGCCTGCAAGGAGGAGAAACTGGCAGCAGCCCGAGAGGCCAACGGCAAAACTGAGGCTTCTGTCACACCAGACCAGCAGAAGAAACTCCACGAGAAAGTGGACAAATGCAAACAGGATATGCAGAAG GCTAAAGAGAAGTATGAGAAGTCTCTGGACGAGCTGAACAAATGCACCCCGCAGTACATGGAGAGCATGGAGCAGGTGTTTGACCAGTGCCAGCAGCATGAAGTCAAGAGGCTGACCTTCCTCAAGGAAGCCTTGCTGGACATCAAACGCCATCTTAACCTCACTGAGAACCAAAG CTATTCCACAATATACAGAGAACTAGAGCGCACGGTCCtggctgcaaacacacaagaggACCTGAAGTGGTTCAGCAACAACCACGGCCCTGGGATGCATATGAACTGGCCTGCGTTTGAG GAATACAACCCAGACCAGGCCAGCGCTCctccaaagaagaagaaaccagaCGGAGCCCCACCCACTCCGAGCACCGACCATGTGGCTCCACCTGGTGACCGCAGCAG cgTGAGCAGCTACGATAAGAACCAAGCTTACTCGACTGAGTGGTCTGATGATGAGCAGCCCGCTACGTACTCCGGCAACGAAAACGGTGGAAACGGGAACTCATTCGAAGATGATTCTAGCACTGGGAAAGGGGTCCGCGTGCGAGCTCTCTATGACTATGAAGGCCAGGAACAGGATGAGCTCACCTTCAAAGCAG GTGATGAACTGACCAAgactgaggatgaagatgaacaAGGCTGGTGTAGAGGTCGTTTGGACAACGGCCGAGAGGGACTGTACCCGGCCAATTACGTCGAGCCAGTCTAG